The proteins below come from a single Iocasia fonsfrigidae genomic window:
- a CDS encoding ammonium transporter yields the protein MAAEPTAKSNQIAIDTIWTLLAAFLVFFMQAGFALVEAGFTRAKNTGNIIMKNLMDFSAGSLIYWAVGFAFMFGAGNAFIGSKGFFLTDSFANLGLEIPLMAFWIFQAVFAATAATIVSGAMAERTNFSGYLIYSIVISGFIYPVVGHWIWGGGWLSNMVDFAGSTVVHSVGGWAALAGAIVLGPRIGKYNQDGSANALPGHNLLMAALGVFILWFGWFGFNPGSTVAGTDLSIGSIAVTTNLAAAAGATLSMVVSWIKYGKADVSMTLNGALAGLVGITAGCASVANIGAILIGALAGIIVVFAVEFFDKIHVDDPVGAIAVHGVCGAFGTAAVGFFALDGGLFYGGGLSLLATQLKGVVSVFIWAFCLAYVLFKAIDAVIGLRVPEEDELSGLDYSEHGAVSYPDFLLTSSKGDA from the coding sequence ATGGCAGCAGAACCTACTGCTAAAAGTAATCAAATTGCAATCGATACAATCTGGACTTTATTAGCAGCTTTCTTAGTATTTTTCATGCAGGCTGGTTTTGCTCTAGTTGAAGCAGGTTTTACCAGAGCCAAAAACACAGGGAACATTATCATGAAAAACCTGATGGATTTTTCAGCAGGGTCCCTTATCTACTGGGCTGTTGGTTTTGCCTTCATGTTTGGTGCCGGTAATGCATTTATTGGTAGTAAGGGTTTCTTCCTAACAGATTCATTTGCCAATCTGGGATTAGAAATACCTTTAATGGCCTTCTGGATTTTTCAGGCAGTTTTCGCAGCTACTGCAGCAACAATCGTTTCCGGGGCGATGGCTGAAAGGACTAATTTTAGTGGTTATCTTATTTACAGTATAGTAATTAGTGGTTTTATCTATCCAGTAGTCGGACACTGGATCTGGGGTGGTGGCTGGTTATCAAATATGGTTGATTTTGCCGGTTCTACTGTAGTTCACTCTGTCGGCGGTTGGGCTGCTCTAGCCGGTGCTATAGTCCTCGGTCCCAGAATTGGTAAATACAATCAAGATGGTTCGGCCAATGCCTTACCAGGTCATAACCTTTTAATGGCCGCCCTGGGTGTCTTCATCCTCTGGTTTGGCTGGTTTGGTTTCAACCCTGGTAGTACAGTTGCCGGAACTGACCTGAGTATAGGTTCAATAGCAGTTACAACCAACCTGGCTGCCGCTGCGGGAGCGACCCTGTCTATGGTAGTCAGCTGGATTAAGTATGGTAAAGCAGATGTCAGTATGACTCTTAATGGAGCCCTAGCAGGACTGGTTGGTATTACAGCTGGCTGTGCCAGTGTAGCCAATATAGGGGCAATCTTAATTGGTGCCCTTGCCGGTATTATTGTTGTCTTTGCGGTAGAGTTCTTCGATAAGATTCATGTCGATGACCCCGTCGGGGCGATTGCCGTACACGGGGTCTGCGGAGCCTTTGGTACAGCAGCTGTTGGTTTCTTTGCCCTGGATGGCGGCCTGTTCTATGGTGGTGGGCTATCATTACTTGCCACACAGCTTAAAGGTGTAGTCTCTGTTTTCATCTGGGCCTTCTGCCTGGCCTATGTATTATTTAAGGCTATTGATGCTGTTATCGGACTGCGTGTTCCTGAAGAGGATGAATTATCAGGCTTAGATTACTCTGAACATGGTGCTGTG
- a CDS encoding C40 family peptidase codes for MEKKISMVVDELLGIPYLHNGRSDQGLDCWGLIYLFFKKLGYTLPVNDGGIIPDNWYKVDPERYIKGLRSLGDELGYYENLQVLDIPYFRLYRQVVTHTAVMISEDEFLHVLIDKEVQIDTMKKRYWRRKYAGAIRLDI; via the coding sequence ATGGAGAAAAAGATAAGTATGGTTGTAGATGAACTGCTTGGTATACCATATCTCCATAATGGTAGGTCTGATCAGGGTCTGGACTGCTGGGGGTTAATTTATTTATTTTTTAAGAAACTTGGGTATACATTACCGGTTAATGATGGTGGAATAATACCAGATAACTGGTATAAAGTGGACCCAGAGCGTTATATCAAGGGACTCAGGTCGCTGGGAGATGAACTTGGTTATTATGAAAACCTGCAGGTGCTTGATATTCCCTATTTCCGTTTATATAGACAGGTGGTTACCCATACAGCTGTAATGATCAGTGAAGATGAATTTCTTCATGTACTGATTGATAAAGAGGTACAGATAGATACTATGAAAAAAAGGTACTGGAGGAGAAAATATGCCGGGGCAATCAGACTGGATATATAG